A single genomic interval of Chryseobacterium paludis harbors:
- a CDS encoding PepSY-associated TM helix domain-containing protein, translating into MNPRFRKITYQIHLWLGLTSGLIVVIMAVTGCILAFEKELKHTFYPEKYFVKNIKKEKLQFSELKLKAEQALPDSLKVSRVEISSDPSRSYAFRSLKMNNEALTYWGTYVHYYRVYIDPYTGKVLEVENAKTDFFEIVMDLHRRLLLGEKIGKTITGYSTLILAIMLFSGLVIWYPRKMNKNALKGMFSIKTSANWKRINYDSHNVLGFYAVIPLLLISYAAVIWNFEDIDKWVKKTLNGKTHTEQKAKSKIPSGDFSNQKDILNIVGSQVEKTLAGKESALITFPKKEEGTYYAEVTYGNKQYQNEQFNFDQYSGEILKHQSYKDKNIGYGTALRERNYDLHTGSIFGLAGRFLFLFAGMIAVSLPITGFIIYLNRKKKRPQKRKHYHIHKKRHSFSK; encoded by the coding sequence ATGAATCCCAGATTTAGAAAAATTACATATCAAATACATCTATGGCTCGGACTAACGTCCGGGCTTATAGTTGTAATAATGGCAGTCACAGGTTGTATTCTCGCTTTTGAAAAAGAATTAAAACATACATTCTATCCGGAAAAGTATTTCGTAAAAAATATAAAGAAGGAAAAACTACAGTTTTCTGAGCTTAAATTAAAAGCAGAGCAAGCATTGCCAGACAGCCTAAAAGTCAGCAGGGTAGAAATATCTTCAGACCCATCCCGAAGTTATGCATTCCGTTCTTTAAAAATGAATAACGAAGCCTTGACTTATTGGGGTACTTATGTTCATTATTACAGGGTTTATATTGACCCTTACACCGGAAAAGTTCTAGAAGTTGAAAATGCAAAAACAGATTTTTTTGAGATCGTCATGGACCTTCATCGAAGACTTTTACTTGGAGAGAAAATAGGGAAGACCATTACAGGATATTCGACACTAATTTTAGCGATTATGCTCTTTTCAGGACTGGTGATCTGGTATCCCCGAAAGATGAATAAGAATGCTTTAAAAGGTATGTTTTCTATTAAAACATCTGCCAATTGGAAAAGAATTAATTACGACAGTCACAATGTTCTCGGTTTCTATGCTGTTATTCCTCTGCTTCTTATTTCATATGCCGCAGTGATATGGAATTTTGAAGATATTGATAAATGGGTAAAGAAAACATTGAATGGAAAAACCCATACTGAACAAAAAGCTAAAAGTAAAATACCATCTGGAGATTTTTCAAATCAAAAGGACATTTTAAATATTGTTGGAAGTCAAGTAGAAAAAACTTTAGCCGGTAAAGAATCAGCACTTATCACCTTTCCTAAGAAAGAGGAGGGAACCTATTATGCTGAAGTGACTTACGGTAATAAACAATACCAGAATGAGCAATTCAATTTTGATCAATATTCCGGAGAAATTTTAAAACATCAATCTTATAAAGACAAGAATATAGGCTATGGAACTGCATTAAGAGAAAGAAACTATGATCTGCACACCGGAAGTATATTCGGACTTGCAGGGAGGTTTTTATTTTTATTTGCAGGGATGATCGCTGTTTCACTTCCTATCACAGGATTTATCATTTATTTAAATAGAAAAAAGAAGCGACCTCAAAAAAGAAAGCATTATCATATTCATAAAAAAAGACATTCTTTTTCAAAATAA